A region of Mesorhizobium sp. M3A.F.Ca.ET.080.04.2.1 DNA encodes the following proteins:
- a CDS encoding UPF0149 family protein encodes MADYAMSFEKLGHWLDKRGQSATLRRPRASSLSMLDGAVAAVVAGPVSMPSEEWVCPLLGLDPDAFNHDTEEFSAIAATLMRHNAISETLSTRPESFEPLFVRMANGGVDARPWCMGFYTEDGRPLRVPPSSIAGRNAWSDIPAAVEAMRQFWMPTRFKSGR; translated from the coding sequence ATGGCCGACTACGCGATGTCCTTCGAGAAGCTCGGACATTGGCTGGATAAGCGAGGGCAGTCGGCGACGCTTCGTCGCCCCAGGGCAAGCTCGCTCTCGATGCTCGACGGCGCCGTGGCTGCGGTCGTCGCCGGACCGGTCTCTATGCCATCCGAAGAATGGGTATGCCCCCTCCTGGGCCTCGATCCGGATGCCTTCAATCACGACACGGAGGAGTTCTCGGCGATCGCGGCCACGCTCATGCGGCACAACGCGATCAGCGAAACGCTATCGACGAGGCCGGAGAGCTTCGAGCCGCTCTTCGTGCGGATGGCCAACGGCGGCGTCGACGCACGGCCCTGGTGCATGGGCTTCTATACCGAAGACGGTCGCCCCTTGCGAGTGCCACCTTCTTCGATTGCCGGCCGAAACGCATGGTCCGACATTCCGGCCGCCGTCGAGGCCATGCGTCAGTTTTGGATGCCGACCCGCTTTAAGTCCGGCCGCTAG
- the bhcC gene encoding 3-hydroxy-D-aspartate aldolase BhcC, with protein sequence MKVETNFNEMEVGFDVPALPGMSVDEIQTPCLILDLDALERNIRKMGDYAKAHKMRHRAHGKMHKSVDVLRLQQELGGAIGVCCQKVSEAEVFVRGGIKDVLVSNQVRDPLKIDRLARLPKLGARIIVCVDDLKNVGELSAAAQKHNTLIECFVEIDCGAGRCGVTTSEAVVELAKAINAAPGLKFTGIQAYHGAMQHLDKYEDRKAKLDAAIAQVKDATQALNAIALEPELVSGGGTGSYYFESNSNVYNELQCGSYAFMDADYGRILDQDGKRIDQGEWQNALFILTSVMSHSKPDKAICDAGLKVQSVDSGLPFVYARSDVKYVKATDEHGVIDDPNGVLKINDKLRLVPGHCDPTCNVHDWYVGVRNGKVETLWPVSARGKAY encoded by the coding sequence ATGAAAGTGGAAACGAACTTCAACGAGATGGAAGTTGGCTTCGACGTACCAGCCCTTCCGGGGATGAGCGTCGACGAAATCCAAACGCCGTGCCTGATCCTCGATCTTGATGCGCTTGAGCGTAACATCCGCAAAATGGGCGACTATGCCAAGGCCCACAAAATGCGCCATCGGGCCCACGGCAAGATGCACAAATCCGTCGATGTCCTACGCCTGCAGCAGGAATTGGGCGGAGCCATCGGCGTCTGTTGTCAAAAGGTCTCCGAAGCAGAGGTTTTTGTCCGCGGCGGCATCAAGGACGTGCTGGTTTCGAACCAGGTTCGAGATCCGCTGAAGATCGACCGGCTGGCGCGCCTGCCAAAGCTCGGGGCGCGAATTATCGTTTGTGTCGACGATCTCAAGAATGTTGGCGAGTTGTCCGCTGCCGCTCAAAAGCACAACACCTTGATCGAATGCTTCGTCGAGATCGACTGCGGTGCCGGTCGCTGTGGCGTCACCACAAGCGAGGCCGTTGTCGAGCTTGCCAAGGCCATCAATGCAGCTCCAGGCCTCAAGTTCACCGGGATCCAAGCCTATCATGGGGCCATGCAGCACCTGGACAAGTATGAAGATCGAAAGGCCAAGCTCGATGCCGCGATCGCACAGGTCAAGGATGCCACACAGGCACTTAATGCTATTGCCCTCGAGCCTGAGCTCGTCAGTGGCGGTGGCACGGGCAGCTACTATTTCGAGAGCAATTCCAATGTTTATAACGAACTCCAGTGCGGCTCCTATGCTTTTATGGACGCCGACTACGGGCGCATTCTTGACCAGGACGGAAAGCGAATTGACCAGGGCGAATGGCAGAACGCACTTTTCATTCTCACGAGCGTGATGAGCCATTCCAAGCCGGACAAGGCCATTTGCGACGCCGGACTTAAAGTGCAGTCGGTCGATTCCGGCTTGCCCTTCGTCTACGCCCGCAGTGACGTCAAATACGTCAAGGCAACGGACGAACACGGCGTCATCGACGATCCAAACGGTGTTCTCAAGATCAACGACAAGCTGCGGCTGGTCCCTGGTCACTGCGATCCAACCTGCAACGTGCACGATTGGTATGTCGGCGTGCGCAACGGCAAGGTCGAAACGCTGTGGCCCGTCTCTGCCCGTGGCAAGGCTTATTGA
- a CDS encoding OsmC family protein: protein MSKHKIRLEWTANPHPQQPTYNRDHKAIISPQVTIPVSAAAEYLGNAMLADPEQLLVNALASCHMLYFLAICEGSGYKVTSYTDEAVGEVSKGSDGAHSVSSITLHPVVTFGSEKQPDRQALERLHHRAHKGCFIANSIKSNVTIDLD, encoded by the coding sequence ATGTCAAAACACAAAATCCGTCTCGAATGGACTGCCAATCCTCACCCGCAGCAACCAACCTATAATCGCGATCACAAGGCAATCATCAGCCCGCAGGTGACAATCCCGGTGTCAGCGGCGGCGGAATATCTCGGCAATGCAATGCTGGCCGACCCAGAGCAACTGCTGGTCAATGCACTGGCGAGCTGCCACATGCTCTACTTCCTGGCGATCTGTGAAGGCAGCGGCTACAAAGTTACCAGCTATACCGACGAAGCGGTGGGCGAGGTATCCAAGGGCTCGGACGGCGCCCATTCGGTCTCATCCATCACGCTGCACCCCGTCGTCACCTTTGGTTCTGAAAAGCAGCCCGACCGCCAGGCACTGGAGCGACTTCATCATCGCGCTCACAAAGGCTGCTTCATCGCCAATTCAATCAAATCAAACGTGACCATCGATCTGGATTGA
- a CDS encoding heme-binding protein, whose translation MTKMITHEAVLKALQAGAAKARELAEPSSLAVVDPGGNLLAFMRVDDAALSTVEIAQNKAYTALALRSPSGNWLEAVQPGAALYGLEACGGRRQFVVFGGGLPVRHAKTVIGGVGVSGGPVDADVAIAEVMVAILEQA comes from the coding sequence ATGACTAAGATGATTACGCATGAAGCTGTGCTGAAGGCGCTACAGGCAGGTGCGGCAAAGGCAAGAGAATTGGCAGAGCCCTCCTCCCTGGCGGTCGTTGATCCGGGCGGCAACCTGCTGGCGTTCATGCGTGTAGACGATGCTGCACTCTCAACAGTCGAGATCGCGCAAAACAAAGCCTATACCGCGCTTGCCCTGCGCTCGCCATCAGGCAACTGGCTCGAGGCCGTCCAGCCGGGGGCGGCGCTTTACGGCCTCGAGGCATGTGGCGGCAGACGGCAATTCGTCGTCTTCGGCGGTGGGCTGCCGGTACGCCATGCCAAGACCGTTATCGGTGGTGTCGGCGTGTCGGGCGGTCCAGTCGATGCCGACGTAGCGATCGCCGAGGTTATGGTTGCCATTCTTGAGCAGGCATAG
- a CDS encoding SDR family NAD(P)-dependent oxidoreductase, protein MSERMAGKRALITGGVANIGLAIVEAFVAEGAIVTVADIDATRGADLERRLGSKVKFFQTDLSKEQEIKAVIANAAKWMGGIDTLCLNAGIQLSGKAESFSTADWDKVFAINVTANFVFVRESLKFLRQGGKSSVVMMSSLAGKRGAPGLTAYSSSKAAVIGLATTLALELASDGIRVNAVCPGWIDTPFNQPVINFMGGREKQEAAAKAIIPLGRQARAEEVAPLFVYLASNESSYVTAQAINVDGGVYN, encoded by the coding sequence ATGTCGGAACGTATGGCTGGAAAGCGCGCCCTCATCACCGGAGGAGTCGCCAATATCGGCCTTGCCATTGTTGAGGCATTCGTGGCTGAGGGCGCGATCGTCACCGTCGCGGATATCGACGCAACCAGGGGGGCTGACCTGGAACGCCGGCTTGGCAGCAAGGTGAAGTTCTTCCAGACGGATCTGTCCAAGGAACAAGAGATCAAGGCTGTCATTGCCAATGCAGCCAAATGGATGGGTGGCATCGATACTTTGTGCCTGAACGCCGGTATTCAGCTGTCAGGCAAGGCCGAGAGCTTCTCGACGGCGGATTGGGACAAGGTTTTTGCAATCAACGTCACAGCCAATTTCGTCTTTGTCCGTGAATCCCTGAAATTCCTCAGGCAGGGTGGGAAGTCCTCCGTAGTGATGATGTCTTCGCTGGCCGGCAAGCGCGGAGCGCCAGGGCTGACCGCCTATTCATCCTCCAAGGCGGCAGTGATCGGACTGGCCACAACGCTGGCGCTTGAGCTGGCATCAGACGGCATTCGCGTCAATGCCGTGTGCCCGGGCTGGATCGACACACCCTTCAACCAACCGGTCATCAATTTCATGGGCGGCCGCGAGAAGCAGGAGGCGGCAGCCAAGGCAATCATCCCGCTCGGCCGCCAGGCGCGCGCCGAGGAAGTCGCTCCGCTGTTTGTCTATCTCGCCTCGAATGAGTCGTCCTATGTGACCGCGCAGGCAATCAACGTCGATGGCGGCGTCTACAACTGA
- a CDS encoding substrate-binding domain-containing protein, whose translation MKRMIITVAVVALSASSALAGNIAVSVAPAGQFTTVMVETMQKRAAELNQPIQVEYIERDANKQQSQIQNFIADKVDALIVVPVETSASPPITKMAADAGIPLIYVNAGPSDLDQLGPKAAFVGSDEIQAGVLETEEICRILKERGKTKDAGILIMEGILAQEAAVKRTKAIHDVIAKPECNFMKVIDEQPANWDPVKAQDLMTNWITAGYKPVAVIANNDEMAVGAINSMKAAGWDREDVVVGGIDANDEALHYMKNGDLDVTVFQDAVGQGAGAVDTAVKLAKGEKVKSPVWIPFELVTPANVDKYINRK comes from the coding sequence ATGAAGCGAATGATCATCACTGTAGCAGTGGTGGCGCTGTCAGCATCGAGTGCCTTGGCAGGCAACATTGCCGTAAGCGTCGCCCCGGCAGGCCAATTCACGACCGTCATGGTCGAGACCATGCAGAAGCGCGCCGCGGAGCTGAACCAACCTATTCAAGTGGAATATATTGAACGTGACGCGAATAAGCAGCAGTCACAAATACAGAACTTCATTGCCGATAAGGTCGATGCGCTTATCGTGGTCCCCGTGGAGACGTCCGCAAGCCCGCCCATCACGAAGATGGCCGCGGATGCCGGTATCCCACTCATTTATGTCAACGCGGGACCGTCCGACCTGGACCAGCTTGGTCCGAAAGCTGCATTCGTCGGGTCGGATGAGATACAAGCCGGAGTTCTGGAAACCGAGGAAATCTGCCGTATCCTCAAGGAGCGAGGCAAGACCAAGGACGCTGGCATTCTGATCATGGAAGGCATCCTTGCTCAGGAAGCGGCGGTGAAGCGGACAAAGGCTATTCATGACGTAATTGCCAAGCCTGAGTGCAACTTCATGAAGGTCATCGACGAACAACCCGCAAACTGGGATCCGGTCAAGGCGCAGGACTTGATGACTAACTGGATCACCGCCGGCTACAAGCCAGTAGCTGTTATTGCCAACAATGATGAGATGGCTGTCGGCGCCATCAATTCGATGAAGGCCGCAGGATGGGACAGGGAAGATGTTGTCGTTGGGGGCATCGATGCTAACGATGAGGCCTTGCACTACATGAAGAACGGCGATCTCGATGTCACTGTTTTCCAGGATGCTGTCGGCCAAGGTGCCGGGGCCGTGGATACCGCGGTGAAGCTTGCGAAGGGTGAGAAGGTAAAATCACCGGTGTGGATTCCGTTCGAGCTGGTGACGCCAGCCAACGTGGATAAGTACATCAACAGAAAATGA
- a CDS encoding N,N-dimethylformamidase beta subunit family domain-containing protein: MTEQDYYRARLLGYSDRLSARRGEKLTFFVSAPKGSFQAEVRRLISVDGRPGAGGVKHEAVSSSLAEQYEGCEQRSSIGGFAAFTNPALQTNGLPLSLAFSFRPTVLTSKSQVLFSFNGKESSTAIRIRDRKIELVIDGRGRSLLPLNVATQNWYRLVIVVSSKEATIFAAPLNGTGGRGPVAEAVVALEDSVFFPSGFEGDVTIAAARQERDTVQHFTGKVGEIEICNSILGREHVMLMLNGVEAKMLVGTQVTSSWSMGKNVAPMTIPNDIEGGPSLSLFNLPMRAVTGSRWRGRYDRAELVPEEYNATLFHSDMVEGGDWKPSLELEVERGWRSGIYALRVHDGQDEDWIPFYVRPAADSKHARVAFLAPTATYVAYGNETNSTASIGDDLSLMKTEFIGPQDADKYVSVHPELGLSIYDNHQDGAGVAYASRLRPLLNFRPFHIHWLNNSYRHFAGDFYLIDWLEHHRFDYDVLTDDDLHLEGVASLRSYAAVITGSHPEYYSERMLDAVTEYVDSGGNLMYLGGNGFYWATSFHPDKPHVLEVRRGYTGARNWSSPPGETVHAFTGEQGGLWRNRGRSPHRLTGIGMAANGFSKAAPFKRTNTSGSSELDWIFQGVGDELIGAEGMMLGGAVGDEIDHTDYDHGTPPETVVLATSTELSTHFQPVIEYYTNMLPEQGGSKNPLVRADMTWLRRPGGGAVFSVGSICWIGCLPINGYENPVSRVTHNVLSHFVGNMV; this comes from the coding sequence ATGACAGAGCAGGACTACTATCGGGCGCGGCTGTTGGGGTATTCCGATCGCCTCAGCGCCAGACGGGGTGAAAAGCTGACCTTTTTCGTCAGCGCCCCCAAGGGATCCTTCCAAGCCGAAGTTCGCCGTCTAATCAGCGTGGATGGAAGACCAGGAGCGGGTGGCGTCAAGCATGAGGCGGTATCAAGTTCATTGGCTGAGCAGTACGAGGGCTGTGAACAGCGCTCCTCCATTGGTGGTTTCGCCGCCTTCACAAATCCGGCCCTGCAGACCAATGGGCTGCCGCTCAGTCTTGCCTTCTCGTTTCGCCCGACGGTGCTTACTTCAAAAAGCCAGGTACTGTTTTCATTCAACGGCAAGGAGTCATCGACGGCCATTCGCATCCGCGACCGCAAGATAGAATTGGTCATAGACGGTCGGGGAAGATCGTTGCTGCCGCTGAACGTGGCCACTCAGAACTGGTATAGGCTGGTGATCGTCGTCTCGTCCAAAGAAGCAACGATCTTTGCCGCGCCGCTCAACGGGACCGGGGGCAGGGGACCCGTCGCGGAAGCCGTGGTTGCCCTGGAAGACAGCGTTTTCTTTCCAAGCGGCTTTGAAGGCGACGTCACGATCGCTGCTGCCCGACAGGAGCGGGACACTGTTCAGCACTTCACCGGCAAGGTCGGAGAAATCGAGATCTGCAATTCGATTCTTGGCCGCGAGCATGTGATGCTGATGCTAAACGGCGTCGAGGCGAAGATGCTTGTTGGGACTCAGGTGACCTCCTCCTGGTCGATGGGCAAGAATGTCGCCCCCATGACGATCCCTAACGATATAGAGGGCGGGCCGTCACTTTCCCTTTTCAATCTGCCGATGCGCGCCGTTACTGGATCTCGCTGGCGAGGCAGGTATGACCGCGCGGAACTGGTGCCGGAGGAGTACAACGCAACCCTGTTTCACAGCGACATGGTCGAAGGTGGCGACTGGAAACCAAGCCTGGAACTGGAGGTCGAGCGGGGTTGGCGTTCCGGAATCTATGCGCTGCGTGTCCATGACGGCCAGGATGAGGACTGGATTCCATTCTATGTGCGGCCGGCGGCCGACAGCAAACACGCGCGGGTGGCGTTCCTCGCTCCAACCGCCACCTATGTGGCCTATGGCAATGAGACGAACAGCACTGCCTCGATCGGCGATGATCTCAGTCTGATGAAGACCGAGTTCATCGGTCCCCAGGACGCTGACAAGTATGTATCGGTCCATCCCGAGCTTGGCCTGTCGATCTATGACAACCACCAGGATGGCGCCGGCGTCGCCTACGCATCAAGATTACGCCCGCTTCTCAATTTCCGGCCGTTCCATATCCACTGGCTCAACAACTCCTACAGGCATTTTGCCGGTGACTTCTATCTGATCGACTGGCTGGAGCATCATCGTTTCGACTATGATGTGCTGACAGACGATGATCTCCACCTCGAAGGGGTAGCCTCGCTGCGCAGCTACGCGGCGGTCATCACAGGCTCACATCCCGAATACTATTCGGAACGAATGCTCGACGCGGTCACCGAGTACGTCGATTCAGGCGGCAATCTGATGTATCTCGGCGGCAACGGTTTTTATTGGGCGACCAGCTTCCATCCGGACAAGCCGCATGTGCTGGAAGTCCGGCGCGGCTACACCGGCGCACGCAACTGGAGCTCGCCTCCGGGAGAGACGGTCCATGCCTTTACCGGTGAGCAGGGCGGCCTGTGGCGAAATCGCGGGCGAAGCCCCCACCGGCTGACCGGTATTGGAATGGCGGCAAACGGCTTTAGCAAGGCCGCCCCGTTCAAACGCACCAACACATCCGGCTCATCTGAACTCGACTGGATTTTCCAGGGCGTGGGAGACGAACTGATTGGTGCTGAAGGCATGATGCTTGGGGGCGCTGTCGGGGATGAGATAGACCATACCGATTATGATCACGGCACGCCGCCTGAGACGGTTGTGCTAGCGACCTCGACCGAGCTCTCGACCCATTTCCAGCCCGTAATAGAATACTACACGAACATGCTTCCGGAGCAGGGGGGATCAAAGAACCCTCTGGTGCGGGCGGATATGACCTGGCTGCGAAGGCCCGGGGGAGGCGCGGTATTCTCCGTCGGATCGATTTGCTGGATCGGCTGCCTTCCCATAAATGGATACGAGAATCCCGTTTCCCGCGTCACGCACAACGTTCTTTCCCACTTCGTGGGAAATATGGTTTAG
- a CDS encoding acetoin dehydrogenase dihydrolipoyllysine-residue acetyltransferase subunit, whose translation MSTIEAVTVPKWGMTMTEGTITQWMAKEGDSVAHGQELLEIETTKVTNVVEAAASGILRQIVLKEGTTAPVGALAGVIADQAASQEEIDAFIASYADRLGASGDGQAGAVAPRAIAVGEGVINVLETGLAGEEAVVFLHGFGGDLSTWLFNQAAIAETHQTIAIDLPGHGASSPLAGGDDLLARIVTAVEAALEAVAPTRIHLVAHSFGGAVAAVIAASQPQRVASLTLIAPIGLGKTMNRDFLTDFIAAERRRPLLGVLERLFADPSKITSDMVEGTLRFKRLEGVPEALTAIADIIADDTGQRQSITEALAGLKCPVLLIWGDQDQIVPVPQAADLPANARLIIIPGAGHMPQMEAASTVNNAISENIKSDT comes from the coding sequence ATGTCGACGATCGAGGCCGTGACGGTGCCCAAATGGGGCATGACGATGACCGAGGGCACCATCACCCAGTGGATGGCCAAGGAAGGCGACAGCGTCGCCCATGGCCAGGAACTGCTGGAGATCGAGACCACCAAGGTCACCAATGTCGTGGAGGCGGCGGCAAGCGGCATCCTGCGGCAGATCGTGCTGAAGGAAGGCACGACCGCGCCGGTCGGCGCGCTTGCCGGCGTCATTGCCGACCAGGCGGCAAGCCAGGAAGAGATCGATGCCTTCATCGCCTCCTATGCCGACCGGCTGGGCGCATCCGGGGACGGGCAGGCGGGCGCTGTGGCGCCGCGCGCGATTGCCGTCGGCGAGGGCGTCATCAACGTGCTGGAGACGGGACTGGCGGGCGAGGAGGCGGTGGTCTTCCTGCACGGCTTCGGCGGCGACCTGTCGACCTGGCTGTTCAACCAGGCGGCCATCGCCGAAACGCACCAGACCATTGCCATCGACCTGCCCGGCCATGGCGCTTCCTCGCCGCTCGCCGGTGGCGATGACCTTCTGGCCAGGATCGTGACCGCCGTCGAGGCAGCCCTTGAGGCGGTGGCGCCGACCAGGATCCATCTGGTGGCGCATTCCTTCGGCGGCGCGGTCGCCGCGGTCATTGCCGCCAGCCAGCCGCAGCGTGTCGCCTCGCTCACGCTGATCGCGCCGATCGGCCTTGGCAAGACGATGAACCGCGACTTCCTCACCGACTTCATCGCCGCCGAGCGCCGGCGTCCGCTGCTTGGCGTGCTGGAGCGCCTGTTTGCCGATCCTTCCAAGATCACCAGCGACATGGTCGAGGGCACGCTGCGCTTCAAGCGCCTGGAAGGCGTTCCGGAAGCGCTGACGGCGATTGCCGACATCATCGCCGACGACACCGGCCAGCGCCAGTCGATCACCGAGGCGCTCGCAGGCCTCAAATGCCCGGTGCTGCTGATCTGGGGCGACCAGGACCAGATCGTGCCCGTGCCTCAGGCCGCCGACCTGCCGGCCAACGCAAGGCTCATCATCATCCCAGGCGCCGGACACATGCCACAGATGGAAGCCGCCTCAACCGTCAACAACGCCATCAGCGAAAATATCAAAAGCGACACCTGA